Proteins encoded by one window of Drosophila melanogaster chromosome X:
- the GlcAT-I gene encoding glucuronyltransferase I — protein MSEVRIRPRQVLILIIVFLVVLMMVHRNGKRTCQGPEYLQAMFVQGDTLPTIYAVTPTYPRPAQKAELTRLSHLFMLLPHLHWIIVEDTNATTPLVRNLLDRAGLEKRSTLLNIKTPSEFKLKGKDPNWIKPRGVEQRNLALAWLRNHVDVDRHSIVFFMDDDNSYSTELFAEMSKIERGRVGVWPVGLVGGLMVERPLLTEDGTKVTGFNAAWRPERPFPIDMAAFAISMDLFIRNPQATFSYEVQRGYQESEILRHLTTRDQLQPLANRCTDVLVWHTRTEKTKLAAEEALLKKGQRSDGGMEV, from the exons ATGTCGGAGGTCCGCATTCGCCCGCGCCAGGTCCTCATCCTGATCATTGTCTTCCTCGTGGTGCTGATGATGGTGCACCGAAACGGGAAGCGCACATGCCAGGGTCCAGAATACCTCCAGGCCATGTTCGTCCAAGGCGACACGTTACCCACGATTTACGCCGTAACGCCAACGTATCCACGGCCCGCCCAGAAAGCCGAGCTAACCAG ACTATCTCACCTCTTTATGCTGCTGCCGCACCTGCACTGGATCATTGTGGAGGACACGAACGCCACCACTCCGCTGGTCAGAAACCTTTTGGATAGAGCCGGATTGGAGAAGCGTTCCACGTTGCTGAACATCAAGACGCCATCTGAGTTCAAGCTGAAGGGCAAGGACCCCAACTGGATTAAGCCACGCGGCGTGGAGCAAAGAAATCTGGCTTTGGCCTGGTTGAGGAACCATGTCGACGTCGATCGGCACTCTATAGTGTTCTTCATGGACGACGACAACTCCTACTCCACGGAACTGTTCGCCGAGATGAGCAAAATCGAAAGGGGTCGCGTGGGCGTCTGGCCGGTGGGTTTGGTCGGCGGTCTGATGGTGGAGCGACCCCTGCTTACGGAGGATGGCACTAAGGTGACCGGATTCAATGCCGCTTGGCGACCGGAAAGACCATTCCCCATCGACATGGCCGCCTTCGCCATCAGCATGGATCTCTTCATCAGGAATCCGCAGGCCACGTTCTCGTACGAGGTGCAAAGAGGCTATCAGGAGAGCGAGATCCTGAGGCATCTGACCACCAGGGATCAGCTGCAGCCACTGGCCAATAGGTGCACGGATGTGCTCGTCTGGCACACGCGCACTGAGAAGACCAAGCTAGCCGCCGAGGAGGCGCTCCTGAAGAAGGGCCAGCGATCCGATGGCGGCATGGAGGTCTAA